GATGCGGAGCCCTCGTCCACCAGCACCACCATCGGGTAATCCGGTTCGGTGCCCTGGGCCGTCGCCTCCCTGCGGTCGACCTCCTTGCCCTTGTTGTCCGTGGAGACGATCGTGCCGGATTTAAGAAAGAGGTCCGAGACCTCGACCGACTGCTCCAGCAGCCCGCCGGGATTATGCCTCAAGTCGAGGATCAGCCCGTCGACCTCGCCCTTCTTGGACAGCTCCTTGAGCGACTTTTCCAGTGAACGGGAGGTCCCCTGCTGAAAGCTGGAGATCGACGCGTACGCTATGCCGTCCCCGAGCATCTGCGCCCTCACGCTGGGCACGCTTATTATCTGCCGGGTGACGCTGACGTTGAACGGTTGAGCCACGCCGTCGCGATAGAGCGTGAGGGTCACGCGGCTGCCGCGACTGCCGCGCATCTTCATCACGGCCTCGCCGAGATTCATGTTCTTCGTGGAGACGCCGTTGATCCTGACTATGCGGTCGCCGGACTTTATCCCCGCCTTGTCGGCGGGCGAGTCCTTGATCGGGGCGACGATCACGAGGGAATTGTTCCTGACCGCGACCTCGATGCCCACGCCGTCGAAGCGGCCGGTGGTGTCCACCTTGAGCTCGCGGTTTATCTCCGGGGTCATATAGACGCTGTGAGCGTCGAGCGTGCTCACCATGCCCTGCACCGCGCCCTGGATCAGTTTGTCCTCGTCGACCTCGGAGACGTAGTTCTCCTCGATGTAGTGGAGGACCTTGGAGAAATTGTGGAGCGCCCTGTAACCCTTGTCCGAGAGCGCATGCGCACTGCCGGCAGAGATCGCAAAGGCGAGCAGGAGAGCTGCTGCGAAACACGTCGTCCTGTAAATGCGGTATTGCAAACCGGGCTCCGTTTTGAGGCGCTATCGTCTAGCATGGGCGAAGGAAAATGCAAGGGCTATGGCGGGTTACAGGTCCACCCTGGTGACCGGGGGGGTCTCTTTGTCGAGGAAGCGATGGGCGATGCTTTCGAACCTGGACGGGAGGTCGGTGACGTACAGGTGGCACTGGGATGCAAGGCCGGGCTCGGCCGCGATCCCCCTCTTGACGAGCATCTCCTCAAGAGAGCCGGCGCAGGCCGCCGCGGAGTCCACCAGCGCAACCCCCTTGCCCATATGCCGCGCTATGGAGTTCTTGAGGAGCGGATAATGCGTGCAGCCGAGGATGAGGGTGTCTATCCCCTCTGACCCGAGCCCATCCAGG
The bacterium genome window above contains:
- a CDS encoding S41 family peptidase, yielding MQYRIYRTTCFAAALLLAFAISAGSAHALSDKGYRALHNFSKVLHYIEENYVSEVDEDKLIQGAVQGMVSTLDAHSVYMTPEINRELKVDTTGRFDGVGIEVAVRNNSLVIVAPIKDSPADKAGIKSGDRIVRINGVSTKNMNLGEAVMKMRGSRGSRVTLTLYRDGVAQPFNVSVTRQIISVPSVRAQMLGDGIAYASISSFQQGTSRSLEKSLKELSKKGEVDGLILDLRHNPGGLLEQSVEVSDLFLKSGTIVSTDNKGKEVDRREATAQGTEPDYPMVVLVDEGSASASEIVAGALKDNGRATIIGTKTFGKGSVQTVIDLDDGSGLKITVAFYRTPSGRIINDQGIVPDIVVAAKSPEVAAKEAAAKSLADKVAPVEGDEEKEEKEEDEAKQKPAEKPPLVDYQKEKAIEFLKSKITSKKS